The sequence TGGTAGTGCTAGAAGCGCTGTTttataaaatatgatgcatatAAACACAAAGTTGCTCCCCCAGTTGAGATCACTGGTATAACATATTGGTGTAAGAtatgtaaattctgttttcgggtggattttttttattcatttaatgtCCTTGACTATATCACTTGGACCACATTTCACAGAGCAACTTCATTTCCTTTAACACCCTAATCCAAGATCTCAGCTCTAAAACTTGACTTGCTCATTGTCTCTCGTGACACAAGGGCCAGATGGATGAATCATCTCTCCGTCGCTCAGATGGCCCTGTGAGAAACCCCTTTCCTGTTCACTCTACACTTAAAGGGAAGTGAAGGCTTGCTTGtgcagcactttttttttttctcttcatgaGGACACCACTGGcagcacacacgcatgcagcaTGAACCTCTCAGTGGATCTGCCTTCTTCCGAAGACATGGCCCCTGAGGAGTTTGCCGGCGGGACAGCGGTGTCTTGTGTGATCCTGGGCCTGTCCTTCCTGGCGGGGGCTCCAGGGAACCTGCTGGTGATCTGGACTATCCTGAGACACGTCACGCAGCGCTCCCACACCGTGGTGCTCATCCTGCACCTGGCTGCCGCTGACCTGCTGGTGCTCATCACCCTGCCTCTGTGGATCTACTCCCTGGCGTACTCCTGGGTCTTCGGAGAGGCCTCCTGTAAGGTCATGGTGTTCGTCATCTACGCCTGTATGTACAGCAGCGTCTTCCTCATCACCCTCATGAGCGTGGAGCGCTTTGTGGCCGTGCGACACCCGTTTGCCTCAGTCgactggaggagaaaaaaagccCTGAATAAAGTGCTGCTGGCCCTGTGGGCTGCAGCGTTCCTGTTCAGCATACCTGTCATCCCGACCCAGATGGTGGACGGACCCAGCGGGGAGGAGCAATGTCTGTACCGGCTGTACACCTCAGACATCCaggagatggtgtgtgtgctgctggagACTCTAGTGGGCTACATCGTGCCCCTCTCCATCCTGGTGGTTTGCTACGGCTGCCTGTGCAGCCGTATCACTCAGATGACCTTCAAGTCCAAGCGCAAGTCCACGGTCCTGATCGCCAGCGTGGTGGTGGTGTTCGCCGTGTGTTGGACGCCGCATCATGTGGGCAACGTCCTCTCACTCGTCTACCTGGCCATTAAAGACTCCCACCGCGATGCAGCAGATAATGTGGAGAGTGCGAGGAACACCATGACCATTATCGCTGGAGCCATGGTCTTCATCAGCAGCACCGTCAACCCCATCCTCTACATGTTTGCGGCACGCTCGTTCCGCAGCTCGCTGCGGGACACAGGGATCCAGAAGCTCTTCCGCCACATCTCCAGCACCTCCCCAGGTGAGGGCAATAGAGAGTTGTCCTTTGTGTCCAAGAGACAGAGCCATCAGACCAACAGTTCTCAGTGTCTATCTGAGTCCAAAGACCAAATGGATGTTCTAATAAACATGTGTGAAAATGGTCCATCTTGACGTTGTAAATGTATGGGTTGGTGTCTATTTGGTGTGTCTTGtagatatttttgtattatatatTTTCACACAAAGCAATTTTaagtaacactttattttccaggtctgtaatttcctaataatttcctagaaaagAGTTGATATGTAACTGTCAACttcttgggaagtttcctggaaagaaccatttTGTACTAATTATCAGGAAAATGGGGAAGAGTTTAATTGGTCAATTGGTAGGTTTGGTCATTTCTTTAGAAATGACCAAATCTATACCAATTAAACTCTTCCCCCATTTTCCCGAGGTGGAACCACCTAAAGTTTAGGTGGTTCCAAGAAGGAACCATGATATTATGTAGTGAAAATGGAAGAGGTCAGTTTGGTGGATAAGAAACTtaatttctaaaaataaataaaagagctTGATTTAGAAACCCAAGTAATTATTCACTTATACAGAAATTAGAGGAAGCAATTATCTTTGGtatttgttgaattatttaCTTATCTGTAATTTAGAACCTtacaggaagacagacataACAGTTTTTGCCTGTTCAGCTGACATGTTGACCAACTCTTTTAGAAATTAACAATATCTTATCAACTCCACCAAACTGACCTCTTTCAtcttctatgtttttttttttaaagaaattaaCAGCTACATATCAGCTCcaggaaaataaagtgttacccaattTGACCTTAAATTAGGCCACTTTTGTTGAATTAAAACACAGACAATTACATGATGTTAGTTACATGATGAAATGTGTCCCACTTTGTAAATGACCTAGACAAAATACTGTAatgttgtttgttattgtgaCTGTAGAGAATATATTTATAATTATACTATTAATGCAAGCATTAGAACTACTTACATTTATTTCCCATAATATGCACTAATAGCATAATAAATGGTACCATATGCatgaaatgaaacgtttttgttttttattattttgttgaaGCCATACAAAGGCTGTAATTAATTGTTTGCTTGTATCATTGATTACTTTTCCAAAGTTTTGGGAACATAATTAGCACAGTGTGTTTTCAGCTAGTTACCTTGTGGCTGTGTCTCCCTCTATTTATTTTTGACCCCTCTGCCACAGACAGTTCATATTTTACACTGCTTTGGTTGTCATGATGGATGATGGAAACAACAAATTTTCAATATTCCAAAACCTTTCTGTTTTAGGGAAGTGTGCTGTCTCTGGAATACCCTTGTTATGATTGTGAGATGATTAACTTACGTAACATATTTTGTACAAAACTCCCAGTATTATTTCttattcaatgtaaaaaaacaaaaaaaacaaataagaatGACTACTGTTGTAAAATAATGATTTTGCACTGCTGGTGACAAGTCTAAATCTGTCATGGTTCACGACAGCAACACTCATGCTTTCAACTTCCTCCCTATCCGGAGAttgcaaaatgaaaaactgcaTGTGTTCCCTCTGGGGAGCAGTAAAAAGCGGAATCATGTCTTACTGTTTGCCACAGTCGTATAGAAATTAAACCCACAATGTTTTTGCAAGGGgctttagtgtcagctaaatcTATGATATTTTTAAAAGCGAGGTACAgatgtgtatatataatgtTCTGTTGTAAAAGCAAACTGAGTTTGTTTGTTGCCATGACCACATAACAGTTGTCCTCACCATTAGGTGGCAGTGTCAGCACTGTATTTCAATGAAGGAACTTTGATACATTCTCTGTGCAGCTTCATAATGGTAACATGTATCCCTATTTGactttgttattgtgtgtttttattttaacctttatttaaccagggaagGGTTTTGTCGGGCACAGATTCTCTTTTTCATCCCCACCCTGCTTTCTCATCACTGACTGCCTCGCCTCACACagcttacacacactcacagtgggTGCCTGTTATGCTAAAGGGCCCTTGAAGAAGGGAAGAAGCCCAGAAGACTTTCTTTCTATACATTTAACtgactgacaaaatgatttatatATGAGCTGACTAAGCACCCGAGTCTCTGTCTTAGCCTGTTCTTATAAACTTTGTTCTGTGCGCCACACCTTCGTCCAACATACAACACtttcacactgcacacataGTCACAAAAACACGCATGTTTAACCACGGTGGTTGGATTTCTGTGCTCATAGTGTGAGAATACCTGGCAGAGATGCAGGGAGGCTTGTGTCAACACGACCCAATCACATGAGCACACTGCAGGTTTTGTATGTTGTTGTTCACCTGCCTCCAGTACAGTACATTTGGATGTATTACAAGTGGGTCTGTTATAATATCGTATAATTACTGTGACTCCAACAAATACTTCACAAGTTTTGGATGTATCACAGcatattatatgatattatgaTTATAATATGGGTTACTATATGCTACTATGTATACTTATGATGCATTACAATTCTTAATCTTAACATTAAGCGACCATGGCTCACATCTTTTCTGGGAAACACAAAGTAGATTGGACTGTTGTTGTACTTAACTTAGGGAGGATGATTCAATTGTCCAGTACACAGACCTGAAAAAAGATATGATCTTAAACATTTGGAACCAGTTGATGTgtgctttattatttttttctctataAAACTCCCACAAACTCAAAAAATGAACACCTCATTAGTATGTTGTGTTAAATTCCATGACATGATAATTGTCCTGCCAggataaatgaaataatataaGTTGCTtcttatttttctaaacataTCAGTATCACAAATCATGGGTCTGATTTGTGATACTGGTTGGAGCAGAAAGTTGAATAAACCAGAGTGATAGTGCTCATCACCTTGGGGCTTTTGATTAATGGTGAGTCAGGATTAGTGTAACTGTGATAGTGGAAAAATACAGTGAGTAAATGGTGTGACACAAATTACGTGCAGGGAGCGGTCACACAAGAAAACATAGCTGACTCTGAGACATGAACGGCCTCTTCTACCAGAATGAGGAAGCAACCATCTGTGTGTGAGACGAGATCAGCAGTGTGGGATATGTCTGATATATACCCCTCCCTTCATTACTGGAGTATACCCAGAGTATACTTACATTTACAGAATACCTAGATCTATTAGGCATATCAGAATTTAACTACTGTTATTGTGTGTGaaatcaattttatttttcttgaagGGATGCATTGTCCTTTATGCTCTGAATGGTTTTCAGCATTGTATGGCCAATGAAAACCAGTCAAACACCACTGTGGAGTTTCAAAAAAGCAAGCAAGGGCAATAGCAGCTGCTCATCCATCTGCTTAACTGCCGTTGGCACACATGAATCTTGGGGTCACAGTGTATGTCGACTTTTAGCAGTATACAAACATCTATCAGTTGTGAGTAGAAAGGTCCCTTTCACAATGTTACTTATTATCTGCTTAAAAATGTAATCAGTCATGTAATCTGGAAGACTATTCAAGATCAGTAATGTAATCAGAGAAGTTTTGATTACCTTTCCTCTGAATGAAGTAAAACAATGTATTCCGATTTACAGGCAGTAACTTATTATTATCATCTGCAACATCATCAACCATTATCTTAGGATGTgtgaaaatgtatctttttgTAAATATGATCTCAAGATGAAAAGTCTTTTTTCCCTTCAAACATGCCTCTGAGTAATCCTAcaagcaatattttttttcatatttgtagTATGAtcactgaatttttttttttgttatcattcattttttgtaatcagattactgtaatccctTTAAATGTCCCCAACCCTGCCATCAATACAGTGACAGCACACAACAGGACAAGACCACTAAGTGGGTGTTGGAGTTGTGAATCTTGGCCATCTCTCAACTTCATTCACAATTGCTGATTGCCACAATTCACTCctattttttattgttggaAGAGTGGAAGACATCTGAACAgcaacaaataaaatattttctaGGCATGGTGGCTTCTCAATGGTACGGGTTCTCACCAGTTACACCTGCTGAAGGAAGCACTCAGCATGTTGGCACAGTGCCACAGAGAGACAACAAGCATAAGCATGTCTACGATATGGTGCCATGTAGATAAgtgttctttgttgttgttgttgttgttgttgttgttgcatacGGTTGGTAATAGTCTAGGTTTTCAGCCGAAGtatctccctgtgtgtgtctccctctacTTCTCACACAGGCTCAGCTGGGAGGAACGACGAGTCACAAATTCTCAAGAAAGACTCTGTGAATGAGTGTTCGGGGTGGGGGACTTAAACGAGTGAAAGGAGGTGAACAGACAAAAAGCCTTCCACTCACTATCATCTCTTGGCCCATAGCTACCTACACAGCAGGAAAGGGAGTGTCAGGCGCAACAAAACACGGCATTCTGGGAACCAGGCCAGAGACTAGACTAGTGAAAACTCCAAACAGGCCAGTAGGGACCTGttaagttttgttgtttttgtattttgtttacaAAGTTATTGTAAATTCTAGGTGGTATATAACTGTTCTTATGAAAGCAATGGCATGTTTTTAATACCAACAGCTGTTCCAGTGCCTACATATAAATATACTCATGCATAGTTTTGCAAGAGAAACTTCACACATGTGGCCATACAAACCCCTCCACAAAGAcatattagtttttatttttaccacaTGATCTTGTATTCACTTTGAGTGATGTTATATatcactgtgtgagtgtgaagcatgGCAGTGCTAAAAAGGAGCATGAACGCTCGCTCTGCCAATTTCAATTGGAATGATTTAAGGTTAAATTGAAGGTTGaattaaggtgtgtgtgtgtgtgtgttgtttctgtggCTTTATGGAGGTAATGTATAATATCGTAATTTGATGTGAAATTTCTATCCACactgcctcaaaatgttgcccatGTATCATTGTGTTAAGACAGTGTATCTACATACAGTAGTTTAATCCTCTGTTCTCCAGGTGTTGGATGTTGGCCATCTCTGGAGGCATTAAGGAGTTAAGGAGCTTGTCAGTATGAAATGAGAGCTGGTGGTGTTGTTGCATGTTGGCCTGCATTCTCCTGCTGCACTTGGAGAATTGTCAGAACCACTGGCAGTGTCAGTAAAACAGCCAGCTGGGTGTTGCTGGTGAGAGGTTTGACGATACGTAGAGCCTGGGAAAGGGGTCGTATCCAGTCAGATCCAGGCCATCTGGCAGATCCATGTGTATGGCCTTTataatttcactttcattttgtgATGTGAACATATAGACTTGAAAAAGGCATCCGCATACTGCAAATCTGTGCAAAAATCATTTATTGCAAGCTTTCTGTCCGCAGGCTTCTTCAAGGTATGAATTCAAGGCATTCGATGCCTTGAAGAAGGTCTCCTGACCGAAAGCTCGCAATAAATGATTTTTGCACATGCagatttgcagtgtgcagatgCCTTTTTCAAGCCTATAATTCTCTCTAAATCTCTTTAAAGATTTTGGAGTCAAAGTAATCACATAATGATCACTTCCATGTGTCTTTGCGCCTCTGTGGTTCCCAAAAGTAATAGAAAGCAATTATATTACATTTCTAAATGCTAAATTGCTGATTTAAATTTTTAGCATGCAATTTGTCAATCGCTCTGTAATAGATTAGATTTAGActctctttttaaatatttactcTATTTGGATCACAGGCTGAAGACATTTAAGAATCCATGAATCAGAAGTTA is a genomic window of Centroberyx gerrardi isolate f3 chromosome 1, fCenGer3.hap1.cur.20231027, whole genome shotgun sequence containing:
- the LOC139913753 gene encoding leukotriene B4 receptor 1, whose translation is MNLSVDLPSSEDMAPEEFAGGTAVSCVILGLSFLAGAPGNLLVIWTILRHVTQRSHTVVLILHLAAADLLVLITLPLWIYSLAYSWVFGEASCKVMVFVIYACMYSSVFLITLMSVERFVAVRHPFASVDWRRKKALNKVLLALWAAAFLFSIPVIPTQMVDGPSGEEQCLYRLYTSDIQEMVCVLLETLVGYIVPLSILVVCYGCLCSRITQMTFKSKRKSTVLIASVVVVFAVCWTPHHVGNVLSLVYLAIKDSHRDAADNVESARNTMTIIAGAMVFISSTVNPILYMFAARSFRSSLRDTGIQKLFRHISSTSPGEGNRELSFVSKRQSHQTNSSQCLSESKDQMDVLINMCENGPS